One window of the Granulicella arctica genome contains the following:
- a CDS encoding sialidase family protein produces the protein MIRVCRAVLLGFVLAIAVVGLQAQDGFIFKPGPPAPPDNHASTVVELRNNDVLAAWFGGTKEGASDVVIWSARLHGGAWTAPAELVNEHGVACWNPVLFHTRDGRLWLYYKFGKSPSTWQGARRWSSDEGRTWSARERLPEGILGPIRAKPLVLDDGTVVSGSSVEKDGHWTVWVERSVDGGRTFTKFGPIALPETLDIPDAGALAAAKETGPAVSDADEGVKTRLYPPGPTTVGIIQPTIVSLGGEHLRLYARSKTKAARIAVADSIDNGVTWTQASFIALPNPSAGIDAVRLRNGRVILVFNNSYNKRTPLSLGVSRDGRSFHVFKTLEDGEGQYSYPAMIEAKNGDLLITYSWRRQTIKFVRVPKAEILSR, from the coding sequence TTGATTCGAGTTTGTCGCGCTGTGCTGCTGGGTTTCGTGCTGGCGATAGCGGTCGTCGGACTCCAGGCGCAAGACGGCTTCATCTTCAAGCCGGGTCCACCTGCGCCTCCGGATAATCATGCCTCGACAGTCGTAGAGCTTAGAAATAACGACGTGCTTGCTGCCTGGTTTGGGGGAACTAAAGAGGGTGCCAGCGATGTCGTCATCTGGAGCGCGCGGCTGCATGGTGGGGCGTGGACGGCGCCGGCCGAACTGGTGAACGAGCATGGTGTCGCCTGCTGGAATCCTGTTCTCTTCCACACAAGAGATGGGCGCCTCTGGCTGTATTACAAGTTTGGGAAGAGCCCGAGCACATGGCAGGGTGCGCGCCGGTGGAGCAGCGATGAGGGCAGGACGTGGTCGGCGAGGGAGCGGCTTCCGGAAGGGATCTTGGGGCCGATCCGGGCTAAGCCGCTGGTGCTTGACGATGGGACTGTGGTCAGTGGATCGTCAGTCGAGAAAGATGGGCACTGGACGGTTTGGGTCGAGCGGTCGGTAGATGGTGGCCGGACGTTTACGAAGTTTGGCCCGATCGCCTTGCCCGAGACGCTGGACATCCCCGATGCCGGAGCGCTTGCTGCCGCGAAGGAGACCGGCCCGGCGGTGAGTGATGCGGATGAAGGTGTGAAGACGCGGCTCTACCCTCCGGGACCAACTACGGTTGGGATCATTCAACCGACGATTGTCTCGCTTGGCGGTGAGCACCTGCGGCTGTACGCACGCTCCAAGACCAAAGCTGCGCGGATCGCGGTAGCTGACTCGATAGACAACGGCGTGACCTGGACGCAGGCCAGCTTCATCGCATTGCCAAATCCTTCGGCAGGGATCGATGCGGTGCGGCTGCGGAATGGGCGCGTCATCCTGGTCTTCAATAACAGCTACAACAAACGAACGCCGCTGTCGCTTGGTGTGAGCCGGGATGGCAGGAGCTTTCATGTCTTCAAGACGCTGGAAGATGGTGAGGGTCAGTACTCCTATCCTGCGATGATTGAAGCGAAGAATGGCGACCTGCTGATCACCTACAGCTGGCGACGGCAGACGATTAAATTCGTACGAGTTCCAAAGGCCGAGATCCTGTCACGCTAG